The Sediminispirochaeta smaragdinae DSM 11293 genome has a segment encoding these proteins:
- a CDS encoding TRAP transporter large permease has product MNLVVIICLLMLVLLLLKVPVFVAIAVPTVLYFLFTPGIATLTIAQRVISGVESIPLLAVPFFVFSGIIMNYSGVTKRIMEFAEVLTGRMYGGLAQVNVLLSTLMGGLSGSNLADAAMEAKMLVPEMRKRGYSNEFSTVVTASSSLITPMIPPGIAMILYGSVANVSIGKLFVAGIGPGLIMCLSMMALVSVIARKRHYARMRERHASPKEIWHVIKRAFFPLCLPVIIIGGIRVGIFTPTEAGAISIIYALILGLVYKELSWDKLVLSIMETIRTTASIMLIVGMASAFAWMLTRERIPQTITETIVRIISNKYVFLLVVNLFLLFVGMLIEGGAATIVLAPLLAPAAASFGIDPIQFGMVVIFNLAVGCITPPLGTVMFVTCQITGCKVNKFAKEAVPFFFLFLGILLLLTYVPFFSTFLVNLIY; this is encoded by the coding sequence ATGAATCTGGTTGTCATAATCTGTCTGTTAATGCTCGTACTTCTTCTCCTGAAAGTACCAGTATTCGTTGCAATAGCCGTACCAACGGTGCTCTACTTTCTGTTTACTCCGGGAATCGCAACCCTTACCATTGCCCAGCGTGTAATTTCCGGTGTCGAAAGCATTCCGCTTTTAGCGGTTCCCTTTTTTGTTTTTTCCGGTATTATCATGAATTATTCCGGTGTTACCAAACGAATCATGGAATTTGCGGAGGTTCTGACCGGCAGAATGTACGGGGGACTTGCCCAGGTGAATGTTTTGCTTTCCACCCTGATGGGGGGATTGTCCGGCTCCAATCTGGCAGATGCCGCCATGGAAGCAAAAATGCTCGTTCCTGAAATGAGAAAACGCGGATACTCAAATGAATTTTCTACCGTCGTAACAGCGTCTTCCTCGCTGATCACTCCCATGATTCCTCCCGGAATTGCAATGATCCTGTATGGTTCTGTTGCCAACGTGTCGATTGGTAAACTTTTTGTTGCAGGTATCGGTCCCGGACTGATCATGTGCCTTTCTATGATGGCTCTGGTTAGTGTCATCGCACGGAAAAGACACTATGCCAGAATGAGGGAACGTCATGCATCTCCCAAAGAAATCTGGCACGTAATTAAACGGGCTTTTTTCCCTCTCTGTCTTCCTGTCATCATTATCGGTGGCATTCGCGTAGGTATTTTTACCCCTACCGAGGCTGGTGCAATTTCCATTATCTATGCCCTGATATTGGGCCTGGTATATAAAGAACTTTCCTGGGACAAGCTGGTTCTTTCCATTATGGAAACAATTCGGACCACAGCATCGATCATGTTGATTGTCGGCATGGCATCGGCTTTTGCATGGATGCTGACAAGGGAGCGGATTCCCCAAACCATAACAGAAACAATTGTCAGAATTATCAGCAACAAGTACGTATTTTTGCTTGTCGTCAATCTGTTTTTGCTATTTGTGGGGATGCTCATCGAGGGGGGAGCAGCTACTATTGTTCTGGCACCGCTTCTGGCTCCTGCCGCTGCCTCCTTCGGCATTGATCCAATTCAGTTTGGTATGGTAGTGATTTTTAATCTTGCCGTTGGTTGCATTACTCCCCCTTTGGGGACCGTTATGTTTGTTACCTGCCAGATTACCGGGTGTAAGGTTAATAAGTTTGCCAAGGAAGCGGTACCTTTCTTTTTTCTGTTTCTTGGTATCCTGCTATTGCTGACATATGTACCCTTTTTCTCGACATTTCTTGTGAACTTAATATATTAA
- a CDS encoding glycosyltransferase family 4 protein, translated as MERTKSIAVIGNYLPRKCGIATFSTDLVNALSGADGELDCWSIAMNDIPEGYRYPEKVHFEINQNIAGEYKLAADFLNINQIDVVCLQHEYGIYGGEAGSYIISLLRDLRMPIVTTLHTVLEKPSKKQKDVLTEIAALSSRLIVMSKKGIEFLTDIYHIPREKIVFIHHGIPDMPFIDPNFYKDQFGVEGKQVILTFGLLSPNKGIETMIKALPAVVEKHPDAVYIVVGATHPHVRKASGEEYRHNLQRLARLRGVDDHVIFFNRFVEVKELCEFLAASDIYVTPYLSKAQIVSGTLAYAMGVGKATVSTPYWYAKEMLAEGRGILVDFKDSKGLASEVISLLDDDIKRNAMRKKAYTFSREAVWSQVAVDYINVCNEVKAERACKSRFYLKTKNLEQDESSLPEINFDHLKTMTDDTGLIQHAEFTVPSRQFGYCIDDNARALIVTVMAQDLVPEDPELVRLQKEYLSFINYAYNEENGWFRNFMDYDRRWLEEKGSEDSQGRTIWGLGVCSALSREAGCLALSTTLFHKGINMLEALEHPRAIAFALVGIHAYLARFSGDSEVRRIRDKLAVMLFDHFDHDDDSGWPWLKGDILTYASGKIPQALLLSGQWMNRKDMLETGYRCLDWLIDIQKEDDHFSPVGSNGWYRPEGEKARFDQQPIEAQIMLEATLLAYNMSGQERYRAAADMAFNWFLGQNDLKEPLYDYTTGGCRDGLTPDGPNMNEGAESTLAWLLSLLSMQGFLANQKKLHYTNFIEE; from the coding sequence ATGGAAAGAACGAAATCAATTGCAGTTATTGGTAATTATCTACCGCGGAAGTGTGGAATTGCTACTTTTAGCACCGATCTTGTAAACGCGCTCTCTGGAGCCGACGGGGAACTTGATTGCTGGAGCATTGCGATGAACGATATCCCGGAGGGGTACCGTTATCCCGAAAAGGTCCATTTTGAGATAAATCAGAACATAGCGGGAGAGTATAAGCTTGCGGCCGATTTTCTTAATATCAATCAAATTGACGTGGTCTGCCTGCAGCATGAGTACGGAATCTATGGAGGAGAGGCCGGAAGCTATATTATTTCGTTGCTACGAGATCTTCGAATGCCTATTGTTACGACGCTCCATACTGTACTCGAAAAACCTTCGAAAAAGCAGAAAGACGTCCTTACCGAGATTGCGGCCTTGTCTTCTCGGTTGATAGTGATGTCAAAAAAAGGCATTGAATTTCTTACTGATATTTACCATATTCCCAGGGAGAAGATCGTCTTTATTCACCATGGAATACCTGATATGCCCTTCATCGATCCGAATTTTTACAAGGATCAGTTCGGTGTGGAAGGAAAGCAGGTTATCCTGACCTTCGGCTTGCTTTCTCCGAACAAGGGGATTGAGACGATGATCAAGGCCCTTCCTGCTGTAGTCGAGAAACATCCCGATGCCGTCTACATTGTAGTAGGTGCTACTCACCCGCATGTCAGAAAGGCTTCGGGCGAAGAGTATCGCCACAATCTTCAGCGTCTTGCTCGACTTCGCGGGGTTGATGATCATGTCATTTTTTTCAATCGTTTTGTGGAAGTGAAGGAGCTGTGTGAATTCCTGGCTGCCAGTGACATCTATGTCACCCCCTATCTTTCCAAAGCCCAAATCGTTTCGGGCACTTTGGCTTATGCCATGGGGGTCGGCAAGGCAACGGTCTCAACACCCTACTGGTATGCAAAAGAGATGCTTGCCGAAGGCCGGGGAATTCTTGTTGATTTTAAGGACTCGAAGGGGCTGGCGAGTGAGGTGATCTCTCTGCTCGACGACGATATCAAGCGCAATGCAATGAGAAAAAAGGCGTACACCTTTTCACGAGAGGCTGTCTGGAGCCAGGTTGCGGTCGACTATATCAATGTCTGTAACGAAGTAAAGGCCGAGCGGGCCTGCAAATCGCGTTTCTATTTGAAAACGAAGAATTTGGAACAGGACGAATCAAGCTTACCTGAGATTAATTTTGATCATCTTAAGACAATGACAGATGATACCGGATTGATTCAGCATGCGGAGTTTACCGTTCCTTCACGGCAGTTCGGCTATTGTATTGACGACAATGCCAGGGCCCTTATCGTCACGGTGATGGCCCAGGATCTTGTGCCGGAAGATCCCGAACTGGTTCGGCTGCAGAAGGAGTACCTTTCCTTCATAAACTATGCCTATAATGAGGAGAATGGTTGGTTCCGTAATTTCATGGATTACGATAGACGATGGTTGGAGGAGAAAGGCTCTGAAGATAGTCAGGGACGGACCATCTGGGGCCTCGGTGTCTGTTCCGCCCTCTCTCGGGAAGCGGGCTGCCTTGCATTAAGCACGACCCTGTTTCATAAGGGAATAAACATGCTTGAGGCGCTTGAACATCCCCGGGCCATAGCCTTTGCACTTGTCGGTATCCATGCCTACTTGGCCAGATTCTCCGGTGACAGTGAGGTAAGGAGAATACGGGATAAGCTTGCCGTCATGCTCTTTGATCACTTTGACCATGATGACGATTCCGGATGGCCCTGGCTTAAGGGGGATATCCTTACCTATGCAAGTGGAAAAATCCCTCAGGCGCTTCTCCTTTCCGGCCAGTGGATGAATAGAAAGGATATGCTTGAGACCGGGTATCGATGCCTCGATTGGCTCATCGATATTCAGAAAGAGGATGATCACTTTTCTCCGGTAGGAAGCAACGGTTGGTATCGCCCTGAAGGAGAAAAAGCTCGGTTTGATCAGCAGCCTATAGAGGCACAGATAATGCTGGAGGCGACGCTCCTTGCCTACAACATGAGCGGGCAAGAGCGATATAGAGCCGCTGCCGATATGGCATTTAACTGGTTCCTCGGTCAGAACGATCTTAAGGAGCCTTTGTATGATTATACGACCGGCGGATGTCGGGACGGACTTACCCCGGATGGGCCGAATATGAACGAGGGAGCCGAATCGACACTTGCCTGGCTCCTTTCTCTTTTGTCTATGCAGGGATTTCTGGCGAACCAGAAAAAGCTTCACTATACAAATTTTATTGAGGAGTAG
- a CDS encoding glycoside hydrolase family 130 protein: MNRVEVQRLEFVLRPSHDRVLIRPFIPGDENQRYRIISRVMSLDKEEVHVRLEKVLADFAGRHHNILEELIEHFTMVKQWTITDAPLSEEQRLLIGAYFTQEYSLESAALFNPSIVLHPDQSELPKGAIRFIISLRAIGEGHISSIVFREGMITDDFTLRLRRPAPYVTQPKRIPWQIYDKTLFTRKLAELNCENNFSAGVLSKLEDQFSLAELSDAVERAKRRAPASQEADVTSDGMLTLAYSNYAVSFRPEQRTSEKAIFPLTPSQSNGIEDARFVLFYDDDGGCRYYGTYTAFDGRMILPQLIETEDFISFKFITLNGPAAKNKGMALFPRKINGQYAMISRQDNENLYVMYSDNINFWYDPQLIIHPTFPWEFVQVGNCGSPIELDEGWLVLSHGVGPMRKYCIGAFLLDKKKPTNVIGRLREPLIEPNENEREGYVPNVVYTCGALRYKEKLLIPYAMSDYATGFAFADIKEILDAMV, from the coding sequence GTGAACAGGGTGGAAGTGCAACGATTAGAGTTTGTGCTCAGGCCTTCCCATGACCGAGTACTTATTCGTCCCTTTATTCCCGGGGATGAAAATCAACGCTATAGGATCATAAGCAGGGTGATGTCTCTCGACAAAGAAGAGGTTCATGTCCGACTTGAAAAGGTTTTGGCTGATTTTGCCGGTCGTCATCACAATATTCTTGAAGAGCTGATTGAACATTTTACCATGGTAAAACAGTGGACCATCACCGATGCCCCTTTGAGCGAGGAACAAAGGCTTTTGATCGGGGCCTATTTTACCCAGGAATATTCTCTTGAATCGGCCGCCTTATTCAATCCGTCTATCGTTCTTCATCCCGATCAGTCCGAACTTCCGAAAGGGGCAATCAGATTCATCATAAGCCTTCGTGCCATCGGCGAGGGGCATATCTCTTCTATTGTATTCCGTGAGGGGATGATAACCGATGATTTTACCTTACGGCTGAGGCGCCCCGCTCCTTACGTGACGCAGCCGAAACGCATCCCCTGGCAGATCTATGATAAGACATTGTTTACGCGAAAGCTTGCCGAACTAAATTGTGAGAACAACTTCAGCGCGGGGGTTTTATCCAAGCTGGAAGATCAATTCTCCCTGGCAGAACTCTCCGATGCGGTGGAGCGTGCCAAACGGAGGGCTCCCGCATCCCAGGAGGCAGATGTGACCTCAGACGGCATGTTGACCCTTGCTTACTCCAATTATGCCGTCAGCTTCAGACCGGAACAGCGAACTTCGGAAAAGGCTATCTTCCCATTGACCCCAAGTCAGAGCAACGGGATTGAAGACGCCCGATTTGTTCTCTTTTACGACGATGACGGAGGCTGTCGCTACTATGGTACCTACACCGCTTTCGACGGCAGGATGATCTTACCCCAACTGATAGAGACCGAAGATTTTATCTCGTTTAAATTTATCACTTTGAACGGACCCGCTGCAAAGAACAAAGGGATGGCACTGTTCCCGCGAAAAATAAACGGGCAGTATGCCATGATCTCCCGTCAGGACAACGAAAATTTGTATGTAATGTACTCCGACAATATCAATTTTTGGTATGATCCTCAACTTATTATACACCCCACCTTCCCCTGGGAATTTGTACAGGTCGGAAACTGCGGCTCTCCGATAGAATTGGATGAGGGGTGGCTTGTGCTCAGCCACGGAGTGGGGCCGATGCGGAAATACTGTATCGGCGCTTTTCTTCTGGATAAGAAAAAGCCTACGAACGTTATCGGCCGGCTGAGAGAACCTCTGATCGAACCGAACGAGAATGAACGCGAGGGCTATGTCCCCAACGTCGTCTACACCTGTGGCGCCCTGCGCTATAAGGAGAAGCTGCTCATTCCCTATGCCATGTCGGATTATGCGACCGGCTTTGCCTTTGCCGATATCAAAGAAATTCTTGATGCCATGGTGTAG
- a CDS encoding glycosyltransferase family 4 protein — protein sequence MKIAMLAPIAWRTPPRHYGPWERVTSLLTEELVRLGVDVTLFATRDSVTSATLRAVCDRGYEEDPDMNAKVWECLHISECFEHADDFDIIHNQFDFLPLSYSALVSTPVVTTIHGFSSPSILPVYRKYNDRNYYVSISNADRNPDLSYVATIYHGIDLEHFTFRKEPERDRLLFFGRFHPDKGAREAIEIARLSGKKLLMAGIIQDKEYFHRYVEPSISSGEVCYLGSVGPEKRDALLGSATALLHPIDFNEPFGLSVVEAMACGTPVIAFARGSMPELIESGRTGYLVSSVEQAVECVGKLDRIDRYQCRRLVERRFTKERMVNEYVHVYETIASM from the coding sequence ATGAAGATTGCAATGCTTGCACCCATTGCCTGGAGGACTCCACCGCGGCACTATGGCCCATGGGAGCGGGTTACTTCACTTTTAACCGAAGAGCTGGTCCGCCTCGGCGTAGATGTCACGCTGTTTGCTACCCGTGACTCCGTGACCTCCGCAACGTTGCGTGCCGTTTGCGACCGCGGTTATGAAGAGGATCCCGACATGAACGCGAAGGTGTGGGAGTGCCTTCATATTTCCGAATGCTTCGAGCATGCCGATGACTTCGATATCATCCATAATCAATTTGATTTTCTGCCTTTATCCTACAGCGCCTTGGTCTCCACTCCTGTCGTTACGACGATTCATGGTTTTTCCTCTCCTTCGATCCTGCCGGTCTACAGAAAGTACAACGACCGTAACTATTATGTCTCCATCAGCAATGCCGACAGAAATCCGGATCTTTCTTATGTGGCGACGATCTACCACGGTATAGATTTGGAACATTTTACCTTTCGAAAAGAGCCTGAGCGGGATCGCCTTCTTTTCTTTGGGCGGTTTCACCCCGATAAGGGGGCGAGGGAGGCCATTGAGATCGCAAGGCTCAGTGGGAAGAAATTGCTTATGGCTGGTATTATTCAGGACAAAGAATACTTCCATCGCTATGTTGAGCCTTCGATCTCATCGGGAGAGGTTTGTTACCTCGGTAGTGTCGGCCCGGAAAAACGCGATGCGCTTTTAGGATCGGCGACGGCTTTGCTTCATCCCATAGATTTCAATGAGCCCTTCGGCCTTTCCGTTGTCGAGGCCATGGCATGTGGAACCCCGGTCATAGCCTTCGCAAGAGGCAGCATGCCCGAGTTAATTGAAAGCGGAAGAACCGGCTATCTTGTCTCTTCGGTTGAACAGGCGGTGGAATGTGTCGGAAAATTGGATCGTATTGATCGCTATCAATGCCGTCGTCTTGTCGAAAGGCGGTTTACCAAGGAACGAATGGTGAATGAGTATGTACATGTATATGAGACGATTGCATCCATGTGA
- a CDS encoding YhcH/YjgK/YiaL family protein yields the protein MIIDTLRNAHVYYGCHKRFEEAFSFLSKVSSFDELPSGRIDIDGDRLYAFTLDGEGKGSDAAVLETHRRYIDIQYTVSGEDLMGWNPLSPGTIGDGYDPDKDIEFYSKLPVPHWFPAPAGAFFLFFPSDMHAPLGATGHMRKIIVKVATSD from the coding sequence ATGATCATTGATACGCTGCGTAATGCACACGTTTATTATGGATGTCACAAACGCTTTGAAGAGGCGTTTTCTTTTTTGTCGAAAGTAAGCAGCTTTGACGAGCTGCCTTCGGGACGGATTGATATCGACGGAGATAGATTATACGCCTTTACCCTCGACGGTGAGGGAAAGGGGAGTGATGCCGCCGTGTTGGAGACGCATCGAAGGTATATCGACATCCAATATACGGTTTCCGGAGAGGATCTCATGGGCTGGAATCCCCTTTCGCCGGGAACGATAGGAGACGGCTACGATCCGGATAAAGATATAGAATTCTATTCGAAGCTCCCCGTTCCTCATTGGTTTCCCGCCCCGGCCGGTGCCTTTTTTCTTTTTTTCCCTTCCGATATGCATGCACCCCTTGGTGCAACCGGCCATATGCGAAAGATCATCGTGAAGGTGGCCACTTCCGATTAG
- a CDS encoding Na+/H+ antiporter NhaC family protein — MDGFTYGALALIPPALAIILAVVTRQVIVSLVLGIWAGATIIAGWNPLLGLLDTFSTYLVHNSLADSWNIGIIVFCLVIGGMVGVINKLGGTKAIADAVVLKARSGRTTQLSTALMGIIMFFDDYANSMIVGNTMRPITDRYRISREKLSYIVDSTAAPVSSMAPVSTWIAMELGLIAAGLKSINVEANSLMVFFQSVPFRFYSIFSIVLALTLIISQKDFGPMYRAELRARKTGAVYEEGTTPMIVEDKDILPDEGCVGSVWDAAIPIIAFILVTVFGLYYNGHEAGKGIIDSFGNADASVVLTWAAFIGSITAMVIGIVKRKFSLSSAVDSWMGGLRSMLIAVVILAFAFALKSVIGEMQLAEWLVAVTGGILSGKVVPLLTFIVAMVVAFATGTSWGTNSILMPLVIPVAAGVSGADGTLTPTIIASIGAVLTGAVFGDHCSPISDTTILSSMASGADHISHVRTQIPYAATAALISGLFGFLPVGFGVPVWFLLPFGAAILILIVRFLGKKIEL; from the coding sequence ATGGACGGCTTTACGTATGGTGCCCTTGCCCTTATTCCACCTGCTTTGGCAATTATTCTTGCGGTAGTAACCCGTCAGGTGATTGTTTCGCTCGTGCTTGGAATCTGGGCCGGGGCTACGATCATTGCAGGGTGGAATCCTCTCCTTGGTTTGCTGGACACCTTCAGCACCTATCTGGTACATAATTCACTCGCCGACAGTTGGAACATCGGTATTATCGTCTTTTGTCTGGTAATCGGTGGCATGGTCGGCGTCATTAATAAATTAGGCGGAACCAAGGCGATTGCCGATGCGGTGGTTCTCAAGGCACGGTCGGGAAGGACTACGCAGCTATCGACGGCCTTGATGGGGATTATCATGTTTTTTGATGATTACGCAAACTCAATGATTGTCGGAAATACCATGCGCCCTATCACCGATCGTTATCGCATCAGCAGGGAAAAGCTTTCGTATATTGTCGATTCGACTGCTGCTCCGGTAAGCTCTATGGCCCCTGTCTCAACCTGGATTGCCATGGAGCTGGGTTTGATTGCTGCGGGGCTAAAGAGCATCAATGTGGAAGCAAACAGCTTGATGGTCTTTTTTCAATCCGTTCCCTTTCGTTTTTATAGCATCTTCTCGATAGTTCTGGCCCTTACGCTGATCATTTCTCAGAAGGATTTCGGTCCCATGTATCGGGCGGAACTTCGGGCCCGAAAAACCGGAGCTGTTTACGAAGAAGGGACTACCCCGATGATTGTTGAGGATAAGGATATTCTTCCCGATGAGGGCTGCGTCGGCTCGGTATGGGATGCCGCCATTCCCATCATTGCCTTTATTCTTGTCACGGTATTCGGCTTATACTATAACGGACACGAAGCGGGGAAGGGGATCATCGATTCTTTCGGTAATGCCGATGCATCGGTGGTGCTTACCTGGGCGGCGTTTATCGGATCCATTACCGCCATGGTCATCGGTATCGTAAAAAGAAAGTTTTCCCTCAGCTCTGCGGTAGATTCATGGATGGGGGGCTTGCGTTCGATGCTGATTGCCGTCGTTATTCTTGCTTTTGCCTTTGCTCTGAAGAGTGTTATCGGTGAAATGCAGCTGGCCGAGTGGCTCGTTGCGGTAACCGGAGGAATCCTTTCCGGCAAGGTTGTTCCGCTGCTTACCTTCATCGTTGCCATGGTGGTCGCCTTTGCAACGGGAACCAGCTGGGGAACCAATTCCATCCTCATGCCCCTTGTTATTCCCGTGGCAGCCGGTGTTTCCGGTGCCGACGGAACCTTAACGCCTACCATAATCGCAAGCATCGGTGCCGTACTTACCGGTGCCGTTTTTGGTGACCACTGCAGTCCAATCAGCGATACGACCATCCTTTCATCCATGGCAAGCGGTGCCGATCATATCAGCCACGTACGGACACAAATCCCTTATGCGGCAACAGCCGCCTTGATTTCCGGACTCTTCGGTTTTCTCCCTGTGGGTTTCGGCGTTCCTGTGTGGTTCCTCTTGCCCTTCGGAGCCGCCATACTCATCCTTATCGTCAGGTTTCTGGGAAAAAAGATAGAACTTTGA
- a CDS encoding glycine cleavage system protein R has translation MEPKEKHYLVITTIGADRVGFADELTKEILSHNGNIEESKMAVLGGEFASLVLVSAEDIKAITGLVDALPSFGKEREISIFLKKTTPPHSREERIAFRLETVSLDTPGIVHAVTSILKKYDISIEDLETDTASAPMTGARIFHMRAIVTLPKRVSPRKIKEEFEELESIQSLEITLHPLSVSTE, from the coding sequence ATGGAACCCAAGGAAAAGCACTACCTTGTCATTACGACCATAGGGGCGGATCGAGTGGGATTTGCCGACGAGCTAACAAAGGAAATCCTTTCGCATAATGGAAATATCGAAGAGAGTAAGATGGCGGTGCTCGGAGGCGAATTTGCATCGCTGGTCTTGGTATCCGCCGAAGATATCAAGGCTATCACCGGACTGGTTGATGCACTCCCCTCCTTCGGAAAAGAACGGGAAATAAGTATCTTTTTAAAAAAGACAACACCTCCACACAGCAGAGAAGAACGGATTGCTTTCCGTTTAGAGACGGTTTCTCTCGACACTCCGGGTATCGTCCATGCCGTCACATCGATCCTTAAAAAATATGATATTAGCATAGAGGATCTGGAGACCGATACTGCCAGCGCCCCCATGACCGGTGCAAGGATATTTCACATGAGGGCTATCGTGACCCTCCCGAAGCGGGTTTCACCGAGGAAAATCAAGGAAGAGTTCGAAGAGCTGGAATCGATCCAAAGCCTCGAAATCACCCTGCATCCCCTTTCCGTTTCGACCGAATAG
- a CDS encoding HAD family hydrolase, which produces MLSSLIFLDFDGVICDSLPECYLTSRLAWEKLNGRACDPAEAYNTVPDANHAKAFRLLRPFIRDGGDYLLLQHALSQGKTLSSQEDFDQFAETQKAFHKASLTLFQECRAELLDYDRSRWFDLNPLFDGIPSLLRLAARGAGFILSTKPEHFIREILHHHGITWRADRIICSGKRPKVDIITELLEKGESTGAYFVDDQIDHLLYPHDERITCLLASWGYILPQWLEEKSVPAVSLSQLEMLITKADKSV; this is translated from the coding sequence ATGCTTTCTTCACTGATTTTTCTTGATTTCGACGGCGTAATCTGCGACTCACTTCCCGAATGCTATCTCACATCGCGTCTGGCCTGGGAGAAGCTTAACGGCAGGGCCTGTGATCCTGCCGAGGCCTACAATACCGTGCCGGATGCGAACCACGCGAAGGCCTTTCGACTCCTGCGTCCCTTCATCAGGGATGGAGGTGATTATCTGCTTCTCCAGCATGCCCTTTCACAGGGGAAGACGCTTAGCAGCCAGGAGGATTTCGATCAATTTGCCGAGACTCAAAAGGCGTTTCACAAAGCGTCCCTGACGCTCTTCCAGGAATGCAGAGCCGAACTGCTCGACTATGACAGGTCCAGATGGTTTGATCTCAATCCGCTCTTCGATGGAATTCCTTCCCTGCTTCGCCTGGCCGCCCGTGGCGCAGGTTTTATTCTTTCTACAAAACCCGAACATTTCATACGGGAAATCCTCCATCACCACGGGATCACATGGCGGGCAGATCGAATTATCTGTTCCGGCAAGCGCCCAAAGGTCGATATCATCACCGAATTACTTGAAAAAGGCGAATCAACAGGGGCTTACTTCGTAGACGATCAAATCGATCATCTACTCTATCCTCACGACGAGCGCATCACATGCCTTTTGGCCTCCTGGGGCTATATTCTTCCACAGTGGCTCGAAGAAAAATCCGTACCCGCCGTTTCTCTCAGCCAGCTGGAAATGCTTATTACGAAAGCTGATAAATCTGTTTGA
- the epsC gene encoding serine O-acetyltransferase EpsC: MEEQIEALLESYKEDSGTNFIDDTDLPVNETIKELIGALLELLFPGYMGRRVVTKQNVRYVIGDLLCSTYKQLHDQVLRAFRHECRIGACTRCICESKAQEACGRLFDDLVSIRKALRSDVLAAYEGDPAAKSYEEIVIAYPGITAISIHRIAHHLYTNEVPLIPRIMAEIAHARTGIDIHPGAEIGDSFFIDHGTGVVIGETTIIGNHVRLYQGVTLGSANFPVDDEGHIIRGKKRHPTIEDDVTIYAEATILGDVTIGSGSVIGGNVWVMEDVPPNTRVSSGKPEINFKPAAPHPRIY, encoded by the coding sequence ATGGAAGAGCAGATCGAGGCTTTACTCGAAAGCTATAAGGAAGATAGCGGTACCAATTTCATCGACGATACCGACCTGCCGGTGAACGAGACCATCAAGGAATTGATAGGAGCCCTTTTGGAACTCCTTTTTCCCGGTTACATGGGCAGGAGAGTGGTTACGAAGCAGAATGTCCGCTATGTTATCGGAGATCTCCTGTGCAGCACCTATAAGCAGCTGCATGACCAGGTGCTTCGGGCCTTCCGCCATGAATGCAGGATAGGTGCATGTACTCGTTGCATCTGCGAGAGTAAGGCACAAGAGGCTTGCGGCCGTCTCTTCGACGATCTGGTTTCGATCAGAAAAGCCCTCAGAAGCGATGTTCTTGCGGCCTATGAGGGGGATCCGGCGGCAAAAAGCTACGAAGAGATTGTCATTGCTTATCCGGGTATTACGGCAATCTCCATCCATCGTATAGCCCATCATCTCTACACAAACGAAGTTCCCCTCATTCCCCGTATCATGGCGGAAATCGCCCATGCGAGAACGGGAATCGATATACATCCGGGAGCAGAAATCGGTGATTCTTTCTTTATCGACCACGGCACAGGCGTCGTCATCGGAGAAACCACGATTATAGGAAATCATGTGCGGCTCTATCAGGGGGTAACCCTCGGGTCGGCAAACTTTCCCGTCGACGATGAGGGGCATATCATAAGGGGAAAAAAGCGTCACCCGACCATCGAAGATGATGTCACCATCTATGCCGAAGCGACCATTCTCGGCGATGTCACGATAGGATCGGGGTCGGTCATCGGCGGGAACGTCTGGGTCATGGAGGATGTCCCGCCAAATACGAGAGTCTCATCCGGAAAGCCCGAGATCAATTTTAAACCGGCCGCCCCTCACCCAAGGATATACTAA
- a CDS encoding Hsp20/alpha crystallin family protein, whose product MNLVRWNKANALDPGREFDRLQNEINKLFDFTYPDAGGLFDRHFNPAVDITETNDAFKVMLDLPGVNRKDVDVSIAGNVLTVKGEKKEEKKREGAKLYRSESWNGSFQRTLSLPDGVDPDKVSAAMADGVLTITLAKREEVKPKQISVKVQ is encoded by the coding sequence ATGAACCTTGTAAGATGGAACAAAGCAAACGCACTGGATCCCGGGAGGGAGTTCGATCGGCTTCAGAATGAGATTAATAAGCTGTTTGATTTCACCTATCCAGACGCCGGCGGGCTTTTTGATCGACACTTCAATCCCGCGGTGGATATCACCGAAACCAATGATGCATTCAAGGTCATGCTGGATTTACCGGGAGTCAACCGAAAAGATGTCGATGTTTCCATTGCCGGAAACGTTCTGACGGTCAAGGGCGAGAAGAAAGAGGAAAAAAAGCGTGAAGGTGCGAAGCTCTACCGCAGCGAGAGCTGGAACGGCAGCTTCCAGAGGACCCTCTCCCTTCCCGACGGTGTCGATCCCGATAAGGTTAGCGCCGCCATGGCCGATGGGGTATTAACCATTACGTTGGCAAAGCGGGAAGAGGTAAAGCCGAAACAGATCAGCGTCAAGGTGCAGTAG